TTCTTGTCGATCAGATAACCCTGCGCCGCGCCGGTCACGAAGGTGCCTTCACGATAAAACTTCTTGTCCCCGCCCGCAGCGGCATACATGTCGTCGTGCAGCGGCTGCCAGTTAACGGCGGTGAACGTCGCATCGCCGGAGGCAATGGAGGTGTAGCCCACGTTGTAATCCACTTCGCTCGGCGTGTTCACCGTGTAGCCCAGTTTTTCCAGCGCGCGGCTGACGATCAACGTCTGGAAACTCTCTTCCGAAATGGTGCTCTGCACCGGCTGTACGGTGATGCCTTTGCCCGGCAGGTCTGCCGCAAACGTGCTGGTGGAGACAAGGGTGGCAAACGCTGTGGCAAAAAGTACCTTATGTCGCATCGTTGTTCCTTATTTTGATTTCGTGAAAGGGCGGGTGATTAACCCGACAGGGCCGGTGGTATACCAGCGACGGTTGCCGCGACTGCGTGAATCACGACCGACGGCCTGGGTCAGGCGGTCAAGAATAATGGCGAGGATCACAATGCCCACGCCGCCTACGGTAGCCAGCCCCATATCGAGCCGGCCAATGCCGCGCAGCACCATCTGGCCCAGACCGCCCACGGCGATCATCGAGGCGATAACCACCATCGACAGCGCCAGCATCAGCGTCTGGTTAACGCCTGCCATGATGGTTGGCATGGCCAGCGGAAGCTGAACCTTAAACAGCATCTGACGCGGGCTTGCACCGAACGAGCGTGACGCCTCAATGAGATCGGCTGGCACCTGGTTAATCCCCAGAATGGTCAGACGAATAATCGGCGGCAGGGCGAAGATAATGGTCACCACCACGCCCGGCACGTTACCAATACCGAACAGCATGACGATAGGTACCAGGTAGACGAACGCAGGCGTGGTCTGCATGGCGTCCAGCAGCGGGCGAATGATCTTCGCCGCCCGC
This region of Enterobacter cancerogenus genomic DNA includes:
- the proW gene encoding glycine betaine/L-proline ABC transporter permease ProW → MADQSNPWGTTEAADSAAQSADAWGSSTPAPTDGGTADWLNSAPAPAPEHFNIMDPFHKTLIPLDRWVTEGIDWVVTHFRPVFQGIRVPVDYILNGFQQMLLGMPAPVAIILFSLIAWQFGSAGMGVATLISLIAIGAIGAWSQAMITLALVLTALLFCVVIGLPMGIWLARSPRAAKIIRPLLDAMQTTPAFVYLVPIVMLFGIGNVPGVVVTIIFALPPIIRLTILGINQVPADLIEASRSFGASPRQMLFKVQLPLAMPTIMAGVNQTLMLALSMVVIASMIAVGGLGQMVLRGIGRLDMGLATVGGVGIVILAIILDRLTQAVGRDSRSRGNRRWYTTGPVGLITRPFTKSK